DNA from Streptomyces sp. Edi4:
TCTTGGTGAGCGGCTTCGGCACGGCGTAGACCTTGCGGCCCTGGAGCGAGACGGTCCAGCCGCGCGGCCCGGCCCAGGCGGCGAGTTCCTTGACCCACTGCTCGGGCAGCGCATCCCGCTCGACGACGAGGTAGGCGAACAGGTCCTCGGCGGTCCGTTCCTTGCGCAGCCAGCGCGGGTCGGCGGTGGCCCGCAGGTGGGCGGTGACCTCCTCCAGCGGGGCGCACTCGGCGGCGATGCGGGCGGCCACCGCGCGGGCCCAGTCCTGGTCGGACGCGCCGTCGACGAGCAGATGGCCGCCGTTGGCGCAGATCGCGAACCGCGAGGGCGGGCCGGGGAGCCGGACGCGCCGGTACTGCGCGCGGGTGCGGGTCGTGGTGGGCACGAACACGGCCGCCGACTTCAGCTCCGTGAGCAGCCGGGCCGCGTCCTCGGTGACGTACGAGAGGGGCTTGTGCTCGTACACCTCGACGCACAGCAGTCTCGGCGCCCGCTCGTCGGGCCCGGCGATGGCGAGGGCCGCGCTGGAGTAGATCAGGGTGCGGTCGAGGTCGCTCGCGACCAGCGGGAGCGGGCTCATTCGGCCGCCACCGCCTTGCCGTCGGCGCCGGTGGCACCCCGGGTGTACTGGGGGTGGATCAGGCCGACGCAGCTGTAGGGAAGGCCGTCCACCTCCTCGACGGGTACGCCGCGCTGCTCGGCGAGGAGGCGGACGTGGTCGAGGTCGGCGCCCGCGCCGCGCCCCGCGAGGATCTTCCAGGGGACGCGGCGAAGGAGCACCCGGGTGGTCTCGCCGACGCCGGGCTTGACCAGGTTGATGTCGTGGATCCCGTACTCCTCACTGATCCGCTCGACGGCGGCCCAGCCCTCCCAGCTCGGGGTGCGGTCGGTGTCGCGCAGCTCCTTGGCCTCGCGCTCCACGTCGTCCTCGACCTCACCGAAGCGGGCCGCGACCGCGTCGAGGAAGTCGCCCGACACGTCCGCGCCGGCCAGCTCGCGGTAGAACTTGGCGCCGTGGAAGTCGCCGGGGCCGATGAGGTCCTGGCGCAGCACGGTTCGTGAGATCAGGCCGCTCACCGTGGAGTTGAGGCAGGCGGAGGGGATGAGGAAGTCCTCGCGGGTGCCGTAGGTGCGCACACAGGACCCGGGGTCGGCGAGCACGGCGATCTCCGGGTCGAAGCCGGAGAACTCGGGGAACTCCCTTATCGCGGCGGCCAGTTCGCGGGTGATGGCGCCCTTGCCCGTCCAGCCGTCGACGAACACGACGTCGGCCGGGTCGTGGTGGGCGGCCAGCCAGCGCAGGGCGTTGGGGTCGATGCCGCGCCCGCGCACGATGGACACCGCGTAGTGCGGCAGGTCGAGGCCGTGGCGGTGCCGGGCCCAGCGGCGCATCAGGACGCCGACGGGGGTGCCGGCGCGGGCCAGCGAGACGAGCACCGGGCGCGGATGGGGGTCCCCCCGGCGCTTTCGGCGTTGGGGGAGCTCGGTCAGGACGGTCTCGGTGACCACGCCGACGGCGCGCGCGATCCGGGGGGCCGATGCGTCGAGCGCGGCGCGGAACAGCTCCTGGTACTGGGGACTCGGCTGGTACTCGACCGGCAGCGACTCCGCGTAGTGGGCGCCGCCGTTCTGGATGGCCTCCTCGCGCTCCTCCGTGGGGGCTTCGAGCTCGGCCCCGGACAGGTCCTTGAGCAGCCAGCCCACCTCGTCGGGCGCGTAGGAGGAGAAGGCGGGTCCCCTGAGAGGTTCGGGCAGCGGCTCGGGCATGGGGGCACCTTGGGGTACGTAACTGGGCAGCACGGCCAGCACGACGTGCGGTATGTGGGCGGCGAGCTGGGCCAACAGGCCGTCGTGCGCGTGCAGTTGGGGGGTGTCGGCGACCGAGTCGACGACGGCCACGACCGCGTCGAAGCCGCCGCCCGCGACGTTGTAGGCGTACCGCTCGCCCGGTCCGTCGGCCGGGTCGTCGTGCGCGGGGAAGGCGAGCCGGGTGCGGATGGCGTAGCCGGGGTCGTCGACGGCGAGGACGGGCGAGCGGGTGGTGGTGGAGTAACGCACCTCGGCCGCGCCGAGCTCTTCGAGGGCGACGGCCAGGCGCAGCGGCGCGTACATCAGCTCTTCGAAGCCGAGCACGAGGACGCGTCGCGGCCGCGCGCCGGCTCCGGTGGCGCCCAGCGCCTCGGCGAGCCGGTCGGCCATGCCGGGCAGCGCGGCCTCCAGCTCGGCCCGGTGGGCGGGGGTGAACCCGTGCCGCCCGCCGTCGGGCAGGCCGGCGGGCCAGCGCGGGTCGACGCGGTGCGGGGCGCTCCACTGGGGAGCGCTGCTCTTACCAAGCAGGTGTCGGGGGCTCTTCGTCTCGTACTGCTCGACCAGCGCCCGCCCCTTCTCCAGGACCCCCTCCGGCAGCCGTACCGTGCCCGACGCGGCGGCGATCAGGTCGACGCGGGCGCCGGTCTCGGCCGCGAAGGCGGTGAGGCGGTCGCGGTCCCCGGGGGCGCGCATGTCGACGAGGGCGACGATCACATAGTGGTCGCGGGGGTGGCGGGCGTGCAGGTCGCGGATGGTGTTCAGGACCGTGTTGCCGGTCGAGAACTCGTCGTCGACCAGCACCAACGGGCCGTTGCCCGCGAGGAGTTGGGGATCTTCGGGCAGGATCAGGTGGGAGGTGGCGTGGGAGTGGGACTCCTCGAATCCGCCGGCCACGGCCACGCCCTCGACCGGGCGCCGGGTGGAGTGCAGACAGGGGGCCAGGGCCAGGCCGTCGGCGACCGAGTGGCCAAGGCCCGTCGCGGTCTCGGCGTACCCGAGGACCACGGCCCGCGCGGCCGACTCGTCCCCGAGCAACTTCCGCACGCGTACGCCCAGTTCGTACCCGGCGCGCCACACCACCGCCGGGCTCTGCGGCACGTGCTTGCCAAGGACGTTGGAGACGAGCAGGTGGGCGCGCTTGGGGTTGCGGCGCAGGGCGAGCCCGAGCGCGTCGCGCAGGCGCTCGTCCCCGACGAGCTCTACGCCCAGCCGCTCGGCGACCCACGTTCCCGACCACTCAACCACGTAGCTGTCTCTCTCTGTTCGTTCGTGTCGTTCGCACGAAAGGGTTTCTCGTTCGCGCGAAAAGGGTTCTTGTTCGCCCGCACGGGACCGGCCATGGCGCGCGCCTTCAGACGGCGAGCCCGGCGGCCAGGAGGTCCACGAAGCCGACGTCCTTCGCGGCGACGCCGAACACCTCGGCCCGCAGCAGGGTGCGCTCGGCCCAGGCGCGGTGCGGCTTCACCTCGTTCATCTTGTTCGTGTACGCCGAGCGCAGCACCCCGCCGCCGTCCCGTTCGGGGCGCAGGATGTCCGCCGCGTCGCTGAACTCCTCGTGACTGACCACCGAAAGGGCGTGGACGGGCGCCACGTGCGAGGGGTGGATGCAGGTCTTGCCGAGCAGGCCGTTGGCCCGGTCGAGCTCGATCTCGCGCAGCAGGCCGTCCAGGTCGTGCTCGATCAGGGCGGTGCGCAGCTTTTCGGCGCGGCCCTCCAGGAAGGGGCTGCGGCGCAGCTGGGGCTTGAACATCCGCTCCTGGAGCCGGAAGTACTCCCACACGGGGCCGGTGATGGTGAAGCCGCTGCCGTCGGCGCGGCCCAGCACGTTCACCACGTCCGCGATGACGCCGGCCACGATCTGCACGTCGTACGCCGTCATCTCCGGCGAGCGGCGCAGTCCGTAGGCGGCGCAGAAGTCGGTGACACCGAGGCGGAGCGCGAGGACCCGCTCGCGGTACTTCTCCACGGCGCGGGCGATCCCGGCCAGGGTTTCGGCGCGGGTCTCCAGATGGAGCAGCTGGGACGATTCCAGGACGGGCATGGCGAAGAGCCGGTGGCCGCACGCGGTCTCGGCGGCGGTGAGCGCTTCGAGGAACGGCAGGCCGCGCTCCTCGGTGAACTTCGGCAGGACGAAGCCGCTGAGCAGCCGGGCGGAGGTGCCCATGCGCTGGACGAGGCCGGTTATCTGGAGCGGGTCGCGGACGCGCACGAACAGCAGCGGGACTTCCTCGCCCCGGGCTTCGAGGTCGGCGAACTGGCGGACCAGGTTGTCCTCGGCTGCCGCCACCTCGGCGTCGTCGATCGAATCCTCCAGGCACAGGACCATGGACACCACACCCCGGCGGGCCTGTTTCAGGACGTCGTCGGCGAGGGCGGGCCTGGTCGCGGGGCTGTAGAGCGTCGCGCCCAGGGCGGCCGACAGCACGCGTGCGGGCGAGCCGGCGGTGAACTCACCGGGCTCCTGATGGAAGAGGTCCTTCCGCACAGCCGACGGGACGTGCCCGAAATGACGCATATATATCCCCTGCACTGCCCGGCGGGCCAAGATTTTGGGTGGCCGGTAATAGTACGTAAGAAGACGTGTCAAGAGTTCCCCAAGTGCATGAAATTCGCGTAACTCATCTGCATCGTCACGCCCCGTGGGCCACGCGCGTACGCCGCGGGACGGCCGGGGGACGGGACCGGGCCGGTCCCCGCGTTGTCCGGGGGGCCCGCGGGGAGGCAGGATGACCGGCATGACGCACGCGATGCTGAAGGGATCGAACGTCCCGCTGAAGGCTTCGGCCGTACGGGCCGTGCTCCGCTGGTCACCCGGCGCCGACGTCCCGGACGTGGACGCCTCGGCGCTGCTGCTCGCCGCCGACGGACGGGTGCGTTCGGATGAGGACTTCGTCTTCTACAACCAGCCGCGCCATCCCTCGGGTCTGGTGCGCCGGCTGCCCAAGAAGCGGGTCGCGGAGGGTCTGACCGACACCGTCGAGGCCGATCTGTCGGCGCTCGACCCGTCCGTGGACCGCGTGTTGATCACCGCGTCGTCGGACGGGGCGACCTTCCGCGCCGTGCGCGATCTGCGGATCGCGCTGTTCGACGCGGCGGCGTCGGGGGGCGAGCCGGTCGCGCTGTTCGATGTGAAGCCCGAGACCGGCGAGGAGACCGCGATCATCTGCGGTGAGCTGTACCGCCGTGGCGAGGGGTGGAAGTTCCGCGCGGTGGGCCAGGGGTACCCCACCGGCCTGGTCGGTCTCGCCACCGAGTACGGCATCTCGGTGGACGACGGCGAGGGCGCGCACGGCGTGGCCGGCGCGGACAGCGCGAGCGGCGTCGGTGGCGTCGGCGGGCCTGACAGCGCCGGCAGCGCGTCCAACTCATCGAGCGCCCCTAGCACCCCGAGCGCGCCCAGTGCGCCGTCCGTGCCCCAGCCGCTGCCCAGGCACGCGGCCCCGCCCGCCTACGGCTATCCGCACCCTGCTCCCCCGACGAGGCCGCCGGCCGCGGCGCCCTCCTACGGCTATCCGCAGCCGGCCTCGCCGGGGCCCGCGTACGGCTACCCCCAGAGCGTCCCGGCGCCTGCCCCGGCCCTCACGCCGGACCCCGCGTTCGTACTGCCGCCCATGGGGCCGCAGTTCATCCGCTCCTAGGTCGTCGCGGCCGCGGCTCAGGCCTTGGTCTTGTAGCCGCGGCCCCACTGGAGCCCCCAGCCGTACAGCCGGTCGAGCTCGGCCTGGAAGCCGTACACGAACTTCACCTCGCGGCGCACCACCATGTCGCCCTTGACGTTCTCGATGGAGACCACGGCGCAGGAGCGGGCCTCGGGCGCGCGCTCGTCGAGTTCGATCTCGATGCGCGGGCCGTTGCTCGGATACAGCGTCACCTTGGCGTGGGTGCGGTCGAAGGCCGGCGTCTGGTCGTAGATGTAGACGAAGATCAGCAGTCGTTTGATCTCGTCGCGGTGGTCCAGGTTGACGAAGACCGTCTCGCCGGAGGCCGAACCGAATCGGTCGTCGCCGCTGCACTCCACGTACGGCGGTTTGTTGGTGGCGCCGAAGAAGTTGCCGAGCGGCTGGACGACTCCCTTGGTGCCGTCCTGGAGTTCGTACAGACAGCCCAGGTCGAGGTCCACGTTGACCATGGACTGGGTGTGGCCCTGGACCATCTCCGGCTTGAAGAACTGGAGCGGGTGGCGCAGCAGCCGCCCGCCCTGCTCGGGTTTGCCGCCGAAGTCCGATGTCCGCATCCGCCATGACAGGTTGACCCGCAGGCTGCCGGTGTTGGCGCCCTGCTTGCCGAGCGAGACCGTGTTGTGCCGTCGGGTCAGCTCGATCGTGTTGGTCGCCGCGCTGCCCGAGTCGAACTGTGAGGCCTTGCCTCGCCACAGGCCGTCCCAGAACGCCATTGCCC
Protein-coding regions in this window:
- a CDS encoding HAD family hydrolase, whose protein sequence is MSPLPLVASDLDRTLIYSSAALAIAGPDERAPRLLCVEVYEHKPLSYVTEDAARLLTELKSAAVFVPTTTRTRAQYRRVRLPGPPSRFAICANGGHLLVDGASDQDWARAVAARIAAECAPLEEVTAHLRATADPRWLRKERTAEDLFAYLVVERDALPEQWVKELAAWAGPRGWTVSLQGRKVYAVPKPLTKSAAVREIARRTGATLTLAAGDSLLDADLLLAADAAWRPGHGELAEAGWLAPNTEALAERGVVAGEEILRRFLARAAR
- a CDS encoding phosphoribosyltransferase, yielding MVEWSGTWVAERLGVELVGDERLRDALGLALRRNPKRAHLLVSNVLGKHVPQSPAVVWRAGYELGVRVRKLLGDESAARAVVLGYAETATGLGHSVADGLALAPCLHSTRRPVEGVAVAGGFEESHSHATSHLILPEDPQLLAGNGPLVLVDDEFSTGNTVLNTIRDLHARHPRDHYVIVALVDMRAPGDRDRLTAFAAETGARVDLIAAASGTVRLPEGVLEKGRALVEQYETKSPRHLLGKSSAPQWSAPHRVDPRWPAGLPDGGRHGFTPAHRAELEAALPGMADRLAEALGATGAGARPRRVLVLGFEELMYAPLRLAVALEELGAAEVRYSTTTRSPVLAVDDPGYAIRTRLAFPAHDDPADGPGERYAYNVAGGGFDAVVAVVDSVADTPQLHAHDGLLAQLAAHIPHVVLAVLPSYVPQGAPMPEPLPEPLRGPAFSSYAPDEVGWLLKDLSGAELEAPTEEREEAIQNGGAHYAESLPVEYQPSPQYQELFRAALDASAPRIARAVGVVTETVLTELPQRRKRRGDPHPRPVLVSLARAGTPVGVLMRRWARHRHGLDLPHYAVSIVRGRGIDPNALRWLAAHHDPADVVFVDGWTGKGAITRELAAAIREFPEFSGFDPEIAVLADPGSCVRTYGTREDFLIPSACLNSTVSGLISRTVLRQDLIGPGDFHGAKFYRELAGADVSGDFLDAVAARFGEVEDDVEREAKELRDTDRTPSWEGWAAVERISEEYGIHDINLVKPGVGETTRVLLRRVPWKILAGRGAGADLDHVRLLAEQRGVPVEEVDGLPYSCVGLIHPQYTRGATGADGKAVAAE
- a CDS encoding HpcH/HpaI aldolase/citrate lyase family protein gives rise to the protein MRHFGHVPSAVRKDLFHQEPGEFTAGSPARVLSAALGATLYSPATRPALADDVLKQARRGVVSMVLCLEDSIDDAEVAAAEDNLVRQFADLEARGEEVPLLFVRVRDPLQITGLVQRMGTSARLLSGFVLPKFTEERGLPFLEALTAAETACGHRLFAMPVLESSQLLHLETRAETLAGIARAVEKYRERVLALRLGVTDFCAAYGLRRSPEMTAYDVQIVAGVIADVVNVLGRADGSGFTITGPVWEYFRLQERMFKPQLRRSPFLEGRAEKLRTALIEHDLDGLLREIELDRANGLLGKTCIHPSHVAPVHALSVVSHEEFSDAADILRPERDGGGVLRSAYTNKMNEVKPHRAWAERTLLRAEVFGVAAKDVGFVDLLAAGLAV
- a CDS encoding TerD family protein, producing MTHAMLKGSNVPLKASAVRAVLRWSPGADVPDVDASALLLAADGRVRSDEDFVFYNQPRHPSGLVRRLPKKRVAEGLTDTVEADLSALDPSVDRVLITASSDGATFRAVRDLRIALFDAAASGGEPVALFDVKPETGEETAIICGELYRRGEGWKFRAVGQGYPTGLVGLATEYGISVDDGEGAHGVAGADSASGVGGVGGPDSAGSASNSSSAPSTPSAPSAPSVPQPLPRHAAPPAYGYPHPAPPTRPPAAAPSYGYPQPASPGPAYGYPQSVPAPAPALTPDPAFVLPPMGPQFIRS
- a CDS encoding Tellurium resistance yields the protein MAFWDGLWRGKASQFDSGSAATNTIELTRRHNTVSLGKQGANTGSLRVNLSWRMRTSDFGGKPEQGGRLLRHPLQFFKPEMVQGHTQSMVNVDLDLGCLYELQDGTKGVVQPLGNFFGATNKPPYVECSGDDRFGSASGETVFVNLDHRDEIKRLLIFVYIYDQTPAFDRTHAKVTLYPSNGPRIEIELDERAPEARSCAVVSIENVKGDMVVRREVKFVYGFQAELDRLYGWGLQWGRGYKTKA